From Rhinopithecus roxellana isolate Shanxi Qingling chromosome 17, ASM756505v1, whole genome shotgun sequence, one genomic window encodes:
- the ARC gene encoding activity-regulated cytoskeleton-associated protein encodes MELDHRTSGGLHAYPGPRGGPAAKPNVILQIGKCRAEMLEHVRRTHRHLLTEVSKQVERELKGLHRSVGKLESNLDGYVPTSDSQRWKKSIKACLCRCQETIANLERWVKREMHVWREVFYRLERWADRLESTGGKYPVGSEPARHTVSVGVGGPESYCHEADGYDYTVSPYAITPPPAAGELPGQEPAEAQQYQPWVPGEDGQPSPGVDTQIFEDPREFLSHLEEYLRQVGGSEEYWLSQIQNHMNGPAKKWWEFKQGSVKNWVEFKKEFLQYSEGTLSREAIQRELDLPQKQGEPLDQFLWRKRDLYQTLYVDADEEEIIQYVVGTLQPKLKRFLRHPLPKTLEQLIQRGMEVQDDLEQAAEPAVPHVPAEDEAEALTPAPNSESVASDRTQPE; translated from the coding sequence ATGGAGCTGGACCACCGGACCAGCGGCGGGCTCCACGCCTACCCCGGGCCGCGGGGCGGGCCCGCGGCCAAGCCCAACGTGATCCTGCAGATCGGGAAGTGCCGGGCGGAGATGCTAGAGCACGTGCGGCGGACGCACCGGCACCTGCTGACCGAGGTGTCCAAGCAGGTGGAGCGCGAGCTGAAGGGACTGCACCGGTCGGTGGGGAAGCTGGAGAGCAACCTGGACGGCTACGTGCCCACGAGCGACTCGCAGCGCTGGAAGAAGTCCATCAAGGCCTGCCTGTGCCGCTGCCAGGAGACCATCGCCAACCTGGAGCGCTGGGTCAAGCGTGAGATGCACGTGTGGCGCGAGGTGTTCTACCGCCTGGAGCGCTGGGCCGACCGCCTGGAGTCTACGGGTGGCAAGTACCCGGTGGGCAGCGAGCCGGCCCGCCACACCGTCTCCGTGGGCGTGGGGGGTCCTGAGAGCTACTGCCACGAGGCGGACGGCTACGACTACACCGTCAGCCCCTACGCCATCACCCCGCCCCCGGCCGCTGGCGAGCTGCCCGGACAGGAGCCCGCCGAGGCCCAGCAGTACCAGCCATGGGTCCCCGGTGAGGACGGGCAGCCCAGCCCTGGCGTGGACACACAGATCTTCGAGGACCCTCGAGAATTCCTGAGCCACCTGGAGGAGTACTTGCGGCAGGTGGGCGGCTCCGAGGAGTACTGGCTGTCCCAGATCCAGAACCACATGAATGGGCCGGCCAAGAAGTGGTGGGAGTTCAAGCAGGGGTCCGTAAAGAACTGGGTGGAGTTCAAGAAGGAGTTCCTGCAGTACAGTGAGGGCACGCTGTCCCGAGAGGCCATCCAGCGTGAGCTGGACCTGCCGCAGAAGCAGGGCGAGCCGCTGGACCAGTTCCTGTGGCGCAAGCGGGACCTGTACCAGACGCTCTACGTGGACGCGGATGAGGAGGAGATCATCCAGTACGTGGTGGGCACCCTGCAGCCCAAGCTCAAGCGTTTCCTGCGCCACCCGCTGCCCAAGACCCTGGAGCAGCTCATCCAGAGGGGCATGGAGGTGCAGGATGACCTGGAGCAGGCGGCGGAGCCTGCCGTCCCCCACGTCCCTGCGGAGGATGAGGCCGAGGCCCTCACGCCCGCCCCCAACAGCGAGTCCGTGGCCAGTGACCGGACCCAGCCCGAGTAG